The Miscanthus floridulus cultivar M001 chromosome 17, ASM1932011v1, whole genome shotgun sequence genome has a window encoding:
- the LOC136519049 gene encoding uncharacterized protein isoform X4 encodes MEPSPAAGELGAMLRAAADFASYPGLHSDDTVRQFLERCPLPKLLGALQSEADVPGMVETVTECLDKIFSSRYGASLLPSYGAFIQAGLLTDSKQIRKLACKAVLHLLDKAEDGAAAVETVVQHNLYPLLINCLIEGDEEISAIILDTVKRLAQIPKGAEVIFPPDGQGPVQLGKVAAQSSSLPRIRILSLIAKLFTVSSYTATAIRDSNLLSIFEEEIKDRRDMLKTLSALEVLYELVEHPHSNIFLLKTNLLQLIIDIINDSSADSVIRSRAALISGRLLSSADAFTAIDKSCVTNLLVAIDKILKMEESQNTDEVESALETLGLIGTTSQGARFLLTSSNVARHVVESSFDRQGRGRQLAALHAFGSICGMDRQEDQMKLDGEAEGNLKRLVYTTAANSPKLTPSALLLSILQQDPDIRIAGYRVISGLVIREWCLREVCLNSEMIRFVTDPTMETTKLGMEARYNCCVAINKALSSSHLLHEASLSGLIGKLNDAVKRGPYLSDRKRVEARPVVETAERF; translated from the exons GGTTGCATAGTGATGATACTGTGAGGCAGTTCCTGGAACGATGTCCTCTGCCTAAGCTCTTAGG TGCATTGCAGAGTGAAGCAGATGTACCTGGGATGGTTGAAACTGTCACGGAGTGTTTAGACAAAATATTTTCCTCAAGATATGGAGCGTCACTTCTGCCAAGCTACGGT GCATTTATTCAAGCAGGATTGCTCACAGATTCGAAGCAAATCAGAAAATTAGCCTGCAAAGCT GTACTCCATCTTCTTGACAAGGCTGAAGATGGTGCTGCTGCTGTGGAAACAGTTGTGCAGCACAATCTGTATCCTCTTCTGATCAATTGTTTGATTGAGGG AGATGAAGAGATTTCAGCaatcattttggacactgtaAAGCGTTTAGCacaaattcctaaaggagcc GAAGTCATATTCCCACCAGATGGTCAAGGACCTGTGCAACTTGGTAAAGTGGCGGCTCAGTCATCCTCATTG CCACGGATTCGTATTCTATCTTTGATAGCCAAGCTCTTCACTGTTTCAAGTTATACTGCTACTGCCATTCGTGATTCAAACCTTCTGAGCATATTTGAAGAGGAAATAAAAGATAGAAGGGATATGCTTAAAACCCTCAGTGCGCTGGAGGTCCTATATGAG CTTGTTGAACACCCTCACAGCAACATTTTCCTGCTGAAGACCAACTTGCTTCAACTCATAATTGATATCATCAA TGATTCCTCAGCTGATTCTGTTATACGGTCAAGGGCAGCATTAATTAGTGGGAGGCTTCTTTCTTCAGCTGATGCTTTCACAGCAATAGATAAATCCT GTGTTACCAATCTGCTTGTAGCCATAGACAAAATTTTGAAGATGGAAGAAAGCCAGAATACCGATGAAGTTGAGAGTGCATTGGAGACCTTGGGTCTAATTGGTACAA CAAGTCAAGGAGCACGTTTCTTGCTGACATCATCAAATGTTGCCAGACATGTTGTCGAGTCATCCTTTGACCGACAAGGCAGAGGTAGACAACTG GCTGCTTTACATGCCTTTGGGAGCATCTGTGGTATGGATAGACAAGAAGACCAGATGAAACTTGATGGCGAAGCCGAAGGAAACTTGAAGCGCTTGGTCTATACGACTGCAGCAAACAGTCCAAAATTAACCCCTTCG GCTCTTCTACTATCAATTCTGCAACAAGACCCGGACATTAGGATAGCT GGCTACAGAGTAATATCAGGACTGGTCATCCGGGAATGGTGCTTAAGGGAGGTTTGCTTAAATTCAGAGATGATCAGATTTGTTACAGACCCAACAATGGAGACAACAAAACTTG GCATGGAAGCCCGGTATAACTGCTGTGTGGCAATTAACAAGGCCCTATCATCATCCCATCTTCTTCATGAAGCAAGTCTTTCTGGACTCATTGGGAAG TTGAATGATGCAGTGAAACGGGGCCCTTACCTTTCTGATAGGAAGCGTGTGGAGGCACGGCCGGTGGTTGAAACTGCAGAGAGGTTTTAA
- the LOC136519049 gene encoding uncharacterized protein isoform X1 encodes MEPSPAAGELGAMLRAAADFASYPGLHSDDTVRQFLERCPLPKLLGALQSEADVPGMVETVTECLDKIFSSRYGASLLPSYGAFIQAGLLTDSKQIRKLACKAVLHLLDKAEDGAAAVETVVQHNLYPLLINCLIEGDEEISAIILDTVKRLAQIPKGAEVIFPPDGQGPVQLGKVAAQSSSLPRIRILSLIAKLFTVSSYTATAIRDSNLLSIFEEEIKDRRDMLKTLSALEVLYELVEHPHSNIFLLKTNLLQLIIDIINDSSADSVIRSRAALISGRLLSSADAFTAIDKSCKHQYTISVVKLPATNCSTTLSIEDFPMLGVTNLLVAIDKILKMEESQNTDEVESALETLGLIGTTSQGARFLLTSSNVARHVVESSFDRQGRGRQLAALHAFGSICGMDRQEDQMKLDGEAEGNLKRLVYTTAANSPKLTPSALLLSILQQDPDIRIAGYRVISGLVIREWCLREVCLNSEMIRFVTDPTMETTKLGMEARYNCCVAINKALSSSHLLHEASLSGLIGKLNDAVKRGPYLSDRKRVEARPVVETAERF; translated from the exons GGTTGCATAGTGATGATACTGTGAGGCAGTTCCTGGAACGATGTCCTCTGCCTAAGCTCTTAGG TGCATTGCAGAGTGAAGCAGATGTACCTGGGATGGTTGAAACTGTCACGGAGTGTTTAGACAAAATATTTTCCTCAAGATATGGAGCGTCACTTCTGCCAAGCTACGGT GCATTTATTCAAGCAGGATTGCTCACAGATTCGAAGCAAATCAGAAAATTAGCCTGCAAAGCT GTACTCCATCTTCTTGACAAGGCTGAAGATGGTGCTGCTGCTGTGGAAACAGTTGTGCAGCACAATCTGTATCCTCTTCTGATCAATTGTTTGATTGAGGG AGATGAAGAGATTTCAGCaatcattttggacactgtaAAGCGTTTAGCacaaattcctaaaggagcc GAAGTCATATTCCCACCAGATGGTCAAGGACCTGTGCAACTTGGTAAAGTGGCGGCTCAGTCATCCTCATTG CCACGGATTCGTATTCTATCTTTGATAGCCAAGCTCTTCACTGTTTCAAGTTATACTGCTACTGCCATTCGTGATTCAAACCTTCTGAGCATATTTGAAGAGGAAATAAAAGATAGAAGGGATATGCTTAAAACCCTCAGTGCGCTGGAGGTCCTATATGAG CTTGTTGAACACCCTCACAGCAACATTTTCCTGCTGAAGACCAACTTGCTTCAACTCATAATTGATATCATCAA TGATTCCTCAGCTGATTCTGTTATACGGTCAAGGGCAGCATTAATTAGTGGGAGGCTTCTTTCTTCAGCTGATGCTTTCACAGCAATAGATAAATCCTGTAAGCATCAATACACCATTTCAGTCGTCAAACTTCCGGCTACCAATTGTTCCACAACTTTGAGCATTGAAG ATTTCCCCATGTTAGGTGTTACCAATCTGCTTGTAGCCATAGACAAAATTTTGAAGATGGAAGAAAGCCAGAATACCGATGAAGTTGAGAGTGCATTGGAGACCTTGGGTCTAATTGGTACAA CAAGTCAAGGAGCACGTTTCTTGCTGACATCATCAAATGTTGCCAGACATGTTGTCGAGTCATCCTTTGACCGACAAGGCAGAGGTAGACAACTG GCTGCTTTACATGCCTTTGGGAGCATCTGTGGTATGGATAGACAAGAAGACCAGATGAAACTTGATGGCGAAGCCGAAGGAAACTTGAAGCGCTTGGTCTATACGACTGCAGCAAACAGTCCAAAATTAACCCCTTCG GCTCTTCTACTATCAATTCTGCAACAAGACCCGGACATTAGGATAGCT GGCTACAGAGTAATATCAGGACTGGTCATCCGGGAATGGTGCTTAAGGGAGGTTTGCTTAAATTCAGAGATGATCAGATTTGTTACAGACCCAACAATGGAGACAACAAAACTTG GCATGGAAGCCCGGTATAACTGCTGTGTGGCAATTAACAAGGCCCTATCATCATCCCATCTTCTTCATGAAGCAAGTCTTTCTGGACTCATTGGGAAG TTGAATGATGCAGTGAAACGGGGCCCTTACCTTTCTGATAGGAAGCGTGTGGAGGCACGGCCGGTGGTTGAAACTGCAGAGAGGTTTTAA
- the LOC136519049 gene encoding uncharacterized protein isoform X2 → MEPSPAAGELGAMLRAAADFASYPGLHSDDTVRQFLERCPLPKLLGALQSEADVPGMVETVTECLDKIFSSRYGASLLPSYGAFIQAGLLTDSKQIRKLACKAVLHLLDKAEDGAAAVETVVQHNLYPLLINCLIEGDEEISAIILDTVKRLAQIPKGAEVIFPPDGQGPVQLGKVAAQSSSLPRIRILSLIAKLFTVSSYTATAIRDSNLLSIFEEEIKDRRDMLKTLSALEVLYELVEHPHSNIFLLKTNLLQLIIDIINDSSADSVIRSRAALISGRLLSSADAFTAIDKSCKHQYTISVVKLPATNCSTTLSIEGVTNLLVAIDKILKMEESQNTDEVESALETLGLIGTTSQGARFLLTSSNVARHVVESSFDRQGRGRQLAALHAFGSICGMDRQEDQMKLDGEAEGNLKRLVYTTAANSPKLTPSALLLSILQQDPDIRIAGYRVISGLVIREWCLREVCLNSEMIRFVTDPTMETTKLGMEARYNCCVAINKALSSSHLLHEASLSGLIGKLNDAVKRGPYLSDRKRVEARPVVETAERF, encoded by the exons GGTTGCATAGTGATGATACTGTGAGGCAGTTCCTGGAACGATGTCCTCTGCCTAAGCTCTTAGG TGCATTGCAGAGTGAAGCAGATGTACCTGGGATGGTTGAAACTGTCACGGAGTGTTTAGACAAAATATTTTCCTCAAGATATGGAGCGTCACTTCTGCCAAGCTACGGT GCATTTATTCAAGCAGGATTGCTCACAGATTCGAAGCAAATCAGAAAATTAGCCTGCAAAGCT GTACTCCATCTTCTTGACAAGGCTGAAGATGGTGCTGCTGCTGTGGAAACAGTTGTGCAGCACAATCTGTATCCTCTTCTGATCAATTGTTTGATTGAGGG AGATGAAGAGATTTCAGCaatcattttggacactgtaAAGCGTTTAGCacaaattcctaaaggagcc GAAGTCATATTCCCACCAGATGGTCAAGGACCTGTGCAACTTGGTAAAGTGGCGGCTCAGTCATCCTCATTG CCACGGATTCGTATTCTATCTTTGATAGCCAAGCTCTTCACTGTTTCAAGTTATACTGCTACTGCCATTCGTGATTCAAACCTTCTGAGCATATTTGAAGAGGAAATAAAAGATAGAAGGGATATGCTTAAAACCCTCAGTGCGCTGGAGGTCCTATATGAG CTTGTTGAACACCCTCACAGCAACATTTTCCTGCTGAAGACCAACTTGCTTCAACTCATAATTGATATCATCAA TGATTCCTCAGCTGATTCTGTTATACGGTCAAGGGCAGCATTAATTAGTGGGAGGCTTCTTTCTTCAGCTGATGCTTTCACAGCAATAGATAAATCCTGTAAGCATCAATACACCATTTCAGTCGTCAAACTTCCGGCTACCAATTGTTCCACAACTTTGAGCATTGAAG GTGTTACCAATCTGCTTGTAGCCATAGACAAAATTTTGAAGATGGAAGAAAGCCAGAATACCGATGAAGTTGAGAGTGCATTGGAGACCTTGGGTCTAATTGGTACAA CAAGTCAAGGAGCACGTTTCTTGCTGACATCATCAAATGTTGCCAGACATGTTGTCGAGTCATCCTTTGACCGACAAGGCAGAGGTAGACAACTG GCTGCTTTACATGCCTTTGGGAGCATCTGTGGTATGGATAGACAAGAAGACCAGATGAAACTTGATGGCGAAGCCGAAGGAAACTTGAAGCGCTTGGTCTATACGACTGCAGCAAACAGTCCAAAATTAACCCCTTCG GCTCTTCTACTATCAATTCTGCAACAAGACCCGGACATTAGGATAGCT GGCTACAGAGTAATATCAGGACTGGTCATCCGGGAATGGTGCTTAAGGGAGGTTTGCTTAAATTCAGAGATGATCAGATTTGTTACAGACCCAACAATGGAGACAACAAAACTTG GCATGGAAGCCCGGTATAACTGCTGTGTGGCAATTAACAAGGCCCTATCATCATCCCATCTTCTTCATGAAGCAAGTCTTTCTGGACTCATTGGGAAG TTGAATGATGCAGTGAAACGGGGCCCTTACCTTTCTGATAGGAAGCGTGTGGAGGCACGGCCGGTGGTTGAAACTGCAGAGAGGTTTTAA
- the LOC136519049 gene encoding uncharacterized protein isoform X3, with the protein MEPSPAAGELGAMLRAAADFASYPGLHSDDTVRQFLERCPLPKLLGALQSEADVPGMVETVTECLDKIFSSRYGASLLPSYGAFIQAGLLTDSKQIRKLACKAVLHLLDKAEDGAAAVETVVQHNLYPLLINCLIEGDEEISAIILDTVKRLAQIPKGAEVIFPPDGQGPVQLGKVAAQSSSLPRIRILSLIAKLFTVSSYTATAIRDSNLLSIFEEEIKDRRDMLKTLSALEVLYELVEHPHSNIFLLKTNLLQLIIDIINDSSADSVIRSRAALISGRLLSSADAFTAIDKSYFPMLGVTNLLVAIDKILKMEESQNTDEVESALETLGLIGTTSQGARFLLTSSNVARHVVESSFDRQGRGRQLAALHAFGSICGMDRQEDQMKLDGEAEGNLKRLVYTTAANSPKLTPSALLLSILQQDPDIRIAGYRVISGLVIREWCLREVCLNSEMIRFVTDPTMETTKLGMEARYNCCVAINKALSSSHLLHEASLSGLIGKLNDAVKRGPYLSDRKRVEARPVVETAERF; encoded by the exons GGTTGCATAGTGATGATACTGTGAGGCAGTTCCTGGAACGATGTCCTCTGCCTAAGCTCTTAGG TGCATTGCAGAGTGAAGCAGATGTACCTGGGATGGTTGAAACTGTCACGGAGTGTTTAGACAAAATATTTTCCTCAAGATATGGAGCGTCACTTCTGCCAAGCTACGGT GCATTTATTCAAGCAGGATTGCTCACAGATTCGAAGCAAATCAGAAAATTAGCCTGCAAAGCT GTACTCCATCTTCTTGACAAGGCTGAAGATGGTGCTGCTGCTGTGGAAACAGTTGTGCAGCACAATCTGTATCCTCTTCTGATCAATTGTTTGATTGAGGG AGATGAAGAGATTTCAGCaatcattttggacactgtaAAGCGTTTAGCacaaattcctaaaggagcc GAAGTCATATTCCCACCAGATGGTCAAGGACCTGTGCAACTTGGTAAAGTGGCGGCTCAGTCATCCTCATTG CCACGGATTCGTATTCTATCTTTGATAGCCAAGCTCTTCACTGTTTCAAGTTATACTGCTACTGCCATTCGTGATTCAAACCTTCTGAGCATATTTGAAGAGGAAATAAAAGATAGAAGGGATATGCTTAAAACCCTCAGTGCGCTGGAGGTCCTATATGAG CTTGTTGAACACCCTCACAGCAACATTTTCCTGCTGAAGACCAACTTGCTTCAACTCATAATTGATATCATCAA TGATTCCTCAGCTGATTCTGTTATACGGTCAAGGGCAGCATTAATTAGTGGGAGGCTTCTTTCTTCAGCTGATGCTTTCACAGCAATAGATAAATCCT ATTTCCCCATGTTAGGTGTTACCAATCTGCTTGTAGCCATAGACAAAATTTTGAAGATGGAAGAAAGCCAGAATACCGATGAAGTTGAGAGTGCATTGGAGACCTTGGGTCTAATTGGTACAA CAAGTCAAGGAGCACGTTTCTTGCTGACATCATCAAATGTTGCCAGACATGTTGTCGAGTCATCCTTTGACCGACAAGGCAGAGGTAGACAACTG GCTGCTTTACATGCCTTTGGGAGCATCTGTGGTATGGATAGACAAGAAGACCAGATGAAACTTGATGGCGAAGCCGAAGGAAACTTGAAGCGCTTGGTCTATACGACTGCAGCAAACAGTCCAAAATTAACCCCTTCG GCTCTTCTACTATCAATTCTGCAACAAGACCCGGACATTAGGATAGCT GGCTACAGAGTAATATCAGGACTGGTCATCCGGGAATGGTGCTTAAGGGAGGTTTGCTTAAATTCAGAGATGATCAGATTTGTTACAGACCCAACAATGGAGACAACAAAACTTG GCATGGAAGCCCGGTATAACTGCTGTGTGGCAATTAACAAGGCCCTATCATCATCCCATCTTCTTCATGAAGCAAGTCTTTCTGGACTCATTGGGAAG TTGAATGATGCAGTGAAACGGGGCCCTTACCTTTCTGATAGGAAGCGTGTGGAGGCACGGCCGGTGGTTGAAACTGCAGAGAGGTTTTAA